DNA from Variovorax sp. PBL-H6:
CGGTGATGGAAAATCACCGCCATCGCGCTTTCGAGCACGGTGAACGCGAGCGAGCTGAAGAAGATCATGGTCACCAACAACACCGGCCCCATCAGGTCGCGATGCGCCAGGAAGTTCGACAACTCGCCGACGAGGGCGCGTGACTGGCCCGGCAGCAGCCACTCGAGGTAGCGGCCCACCGAACTCAACAGTTCCGCCTGGTCGATGAAGTGCGACATCGCAATCACGCTGAGGATCAGGATCGGCACGATCGACAGCAGTGCGTAATAAGCGACCGCCCCCGCGAGCAGCAGCCCCTGGTTGGCCCGGAACGCCTTGACCGCCTCCCAGGCGAAGCGCAGAGGATGGCGCAGCAAGGGCGCTGCGTGGCGGACGGTACGGCGAATCATGCAGACGAGGCCCCGGATCCTAATCGGCCAGTATGCCCCGGGGCGCGCTGGCATGAGGTCTTGCGTATGATTTGCCGCTCTCCGCCTACATGACCATCCCCCCTTCTTTTATTCAGGAATTGATCGCACGCGCCGACGTGGTGGAGATCGTCGGGCGCTATGTCCAGCTGAAGAAGGCCGGCGCCAACTTCATGGGGCTGTGCCCCTTCCACGGCGAGAAGTCGCCCTCATTTTCGGTCAGCCCCACGAAGCAGTTCTATCACTGCTTCGGCTGCGGGGCGCACGGCAATGCGATCGGCTTTCTGATGGAGCATGCCGGCATGGGTTTTGTCGAGGCGGTGCAAGACCTCGCCGGCCAATACGGCCTGCAGGTGCCCGAAGATGACGCATCGCCGGAGGAACGCGCACGAGCCGCCGGACAGCGCCAGAAGCAAGCCACATTGTCCGACGTGCTCGAGAAGGCGGGCGAGGCCTACCGCAAGCAGCTGCGCCAATCGAAGACCGCCATCGACTACCTCAAGGGCCGCGGCCTCTCGGGCGAGGTCGCCCGGCAGTTCGGCATCGGTTACGCCCCGCCCGGGTGGCGCACGCTGGCCAGCGTGTTCCCCGATTACGACGACCCGCTGCTGGCCGAGAGCGGCTTGGTCATCGTCGGCGAGGCCGACGAGAACAGCGAAGGCAAGCGTTATGACCGCTTCCGCGATCGGGTGATGTTCCCGATCCGCAACGTCAAGGGCGAATGCATCGGCTTTGGCGGCCGGGTCCTGGGTGACGAAAAGCCGAAGTATCTCAATTCGCCAGAGACCCCGGTCTTCAGCAAGGGCCGCGAGCTCTACGGCCTCTACGAGGCGCGGGCTGCCTTCCGCGACCGCGGCTATGCGCTCGTGACCGAGGGTTACATGGACGTGGTGGCGCTGGCCCAGTTGGGCTTCCCGAACGCGGTCGCGACGCTGGGGACGGCCTGCACCGCGGATCATGTCCAGAAGCTGTTCCGCTTCACTGAATCGGTGGTGTTCAGCTTCGATGGCGACGCCGCCGGCCGGCGCGCGGCGCGCAAGGCGCTGGACGGCGCCCTGCCCTACGCCACCGACGTGCGCAGTGTCAAGTTCCTGTTCCTGCCGACCGAGCACGATCCCGACAGCTTCATCCGCGAGTTCGGCGCCGACGCCTTCGCGCGCTTCGTGAGCGAGGCCACGCCGCTGAGCCGCTTCATGGTCGAAGTCGCGCGCGAGGGCTGCGACCTCGGCAGCGCGGAAGGGCGCGCCCACCTGGCCAGCAACGCCCGGCCATTGTGGAGCTCCCTGCCCGAGGGCGCACTCAAGCGTCAGCTGCTTACCGAAATCGCCGAGATGGTCCAGTTGAGCGCCCATGAGTTGGGCGAGCTCTGGCTCCCTCCCGGCGCCGCCCGTCCCGTCGGATCCGGTCCGCGGGAGCGCCGCGAAGGCCGGGCTCGGCCGCGGGAAGACCGGTACACCTCCCGCGGCTCTGCCGCACGTGCCCCTGCGCGCGGCCGCACCCTGCCCCTGGGCCGCCACGATGTAGCCGCGCGCCTGCTGCTGTCGAACATGGCGGAATGGGAGGCGCTGCCCCACGAGCTCCACGCCTTGCTTTGCGAACTCCCCGGCGAACACGGGCAGCTCTTCGCCTGGCTGGACAGCCAGCTGCACGAACACGGTGTGCAGCCCTGGGCGGCGCTGCGCGAGGGCTTGCGCGGCCTTGACTTCGAGGCGCTGGCGCTGCGGGTCATGACCGGCCCGGATGGCGCGCCGCTCGGAGACCCGGAGGGCGAGCACGCAACGGAGGCTGCGCGCGAACTGCGCAACGTGCTCGATTTCATGCTGGACGATCGCCTCAAGGCTCAACAGAGTGAGGCCATCGACGCCGTGGGAAGCGATCCGCGTGCCCTTGAGCGCTACAAGGCCCTGGAAATGCGGCGGCTGGAGCTGCGCGCTCGCCTGCATCCACGCTAAGCCCAGGCTGGAATTGCTTGAAAAAAGCGCAGGGCGCTATAATGTAAGGCTTCGCATACAAGCGAAATAAGGCAAGAGCGACAGCAGCACCTCCGGGCCGACTCGATGCGCAACGCAGTTTCCGATGAATACACGTCGGGATACGGGTCAAAAACCGCAAGGACTGCACACCAAATGTTCGCCCGACATCTTGTCTTTTGAAGTGCGTTCGAGGGGTCGCCAGCGGCCTTTTGTTCGCCTCTTTCCGTTTTTGTGCTCCTGCCTGCGCCGGGCTGTTGGCGCCTGTGATTCTGTTGGTCCAATTCTTGTTGTACGAGGTCTTATGCCCAGTTCAAAGAAGCCTGCCGTGTCCGCTGCCAGCAAACCGGTTGCAGAGAGACCGTTGAAAGCTGCGGCTCTGCCGGCAACTAAGACGGGTACCGCCGCGTCCAAGGCCACAGCCGCAACGAAAGTGAAAACCGTGCCCACTAAATCGTCCCCCACCGCCGAACTCAAGAAGACCGCTGCAGCAGCGGTCGCCGCCGCACCCGCCACCGCCGCCCGCAAGGTCGGCCGTCCGCCCAAGGCGGCCGGTGCCGCACCCGCCGTTGGCGGCGCCAAGCGCGGCCGCAAGCCCAAAGCTGCCGCCGAAGCGCCCGCCAGCGACGTCGACCTGTCCGACATCGAGGACGAGCTGGTCGGTGACGAGCCCGCAGCGACCGAAGAGAAGGTCAAGCCGCTTCGCATGAAGATCAGCAAGGCCAAGGAACGCGCCTTGATGAAGGAGTTCGGCCTTGACGAGACCGTGCTGTCGGAGGAAGACCTGGCGAAGCGCCGCTCCCGCCTCAAGACCCTGATTACCCTGGGCAAGACCCGCGGCTACCTGACGCACGGCGAGATCTCCGACCACCTGCCCGACAAGCTGGTCGACGCCGAGACCATGGAAGTCGTGGTCACCATGCTCAACGACATGGGTGTGGCGGTCTACGAGCAGACGCCCGACGCCGAGACCCTGCTGCTGAACAACACGGCCCCCACGGCTACCACCGTGGAAGAAGCCGAGGAAGAGGCCGAAGCCGCTCTCTCGACCGTCGACAGCGAATTCGGCCGCACCACCGACCCCGTGCGCATGTACATGCGCGAGATGGGCACGGTCGAGCTGCTGACGCGCGAGGGCGAGATCGAGATCGCCAA
Protein-coding regions in this window:
- the dnaG gene encoding DNA primase, which encodes MTIPPSFIQELIARADVVEIVGRYVQLKKAGANFMGLCPFHGEKSPSFSVSPTKQFYHCFGCGAHGNAIGFLMEHAGMGFVEAVQDLAGQYGLQVPEDDASPEERARAAGQRQKQATLSDVLEKAGEAYRKQLRQSKTAIDYLKGRGLSGEVARQFGIGYAPPGWRTLASVFPDYDDPLLAESGLVIVGEADENSEGKRYDRFRDRVMFPIRNVKGECIGFGGRVLGDEKPKYLNSPETPVFSKGRELYGLYEARAAFRDRGYALVTEGYMDVVALAQLGFPNAVATLGTACTADHVQKLFRFTESVVFSFDGDAAGRRAARKALDGALPYATDVRSVKFLFLPTEHDPDSFIREFGADAFARFVSEATPLSRFMVEVAREGCDLGSAEGRAHLASNARPLWSSLPEGALKRQLLTEIAEMVQLSAHELGELWLPPGAARPVGSGPRERREGRARPREDRYTSRGSAARAPARGRTLPLGRHDVAARLLLSNMAEWEALPHELHALLCELPGEHGQLFAWLDSQLHEHGVQPWAALREGLRGLDFEALALRVMTGPDGAPLGDPEGEHATEAARELRNVLDFMLDDRLKAQQSEAIDAVGSDPRALERYKALEMRRLELRARLHPR